From Bacillus sp. Marseille-P3661:
CTTTCATCATCCCCATCCTCCTCTAAAAGCTGGAGCAATTTTATTTTCATCTCATTCAACTGATTATCAATGCTTGCATCTATTCTTCCAAAAGATGATTCAATAATACAGCTAGTCTGTCCAAGCTCATCGTCTGGATAAATATAAAGTTCTGTTAACGGATTTGTAAATAATGCTCGTATCTCAGCTTTCTGTGAAACTACTAAATCATAGTAAGCTGGATGGACATGTATCTGAATATTTTGGTGCTCTTTTACTTCCTTAATAACGCGTTTTACTAAATTTAAGAAGGCATCCGGGTTAAGATCAAGTGTAAAGCCCATAATCTTTTCAGCCGTTTTTAAGCCTAGGTGAAGTATGGTCATTTCCGATAGTTCAATATTTTTTTGATAATCATCTTTTGCGACCAACACCGTTTGCTGCGCCTCTGCAATTGCCCCTTTGTATTCGCTATATCCGTCCTGTTTTCCAATTTCAAAACCTTGTGCAAATCCTTCTTGCTTCGCTTGTTCAATCCAGTGTTCTTTTTCAACGTCCCACGATTGTCTCTCGAGCTCAATTTGATGTAGCATTTCATTATATTTTTCCTGCGCTTGCTGAATAATAGTTGAAGCCTTTTGTTCTGCTTCAGCAACTATTCTTGCAGCTTCCATCTCAACTTCCTTAATATCCATTTTAGGTTTCTCAAGGTGATCATCGAATTCATTATTATGTTCTAACATATCATTCTGCTGGAATGCCAACGGTTTTAGAGTAATGATTCTTTTGTTTTCAGCATCACCTTGCGTGAAGTTTGCTTTGATAACCCTAGACAATAATATCATCTCCTCCACCACGAGCAACGACTATTTCACCGGCTTCCTCTAATCTCCTAATCGTTGCTACAATACGTGTTTGAGACTCCTCTACATCACGTAGACGAACAGGACCCATAAATTCCATTTCTTCTTTAAATGTATCAGCCATACGTTTTGACATATTTTTAAACACAATATCCTTAACTTCTTCACTTGCAACCTTCAAAGCTAGCATTAAATCTTCATTTTCGCAATCACGGATTACACGTTGGATAGCGCGATTATCAAGAGTAACAATATCTTCAAATACAAACATTCTCTTTTTAATTTCTTCTGCAAGTTCTGGATCTTGAATTTCAAGTGCATCTAGAATTGTTCGTTCAGTACTTCGATCGACTCCATTTAATACTTCCACTACAGCCTCAATACCACCAGTTTGGGTATAATCTTGTGTCACTGTTGCAGATAATTTCCGCTCGAGGATTTGTTCAACTTCATTAATAACCTCTGGTGAGGTACTATCCATTAAAGCAATCCTTCTTGCTATGTCGGCTTGTAACTCTTGTGGTAATTCTGAGAGTATTTGTCCTGCCTTTTCTGGATCAAGATAAGATAAAATTAATGCAATCGTCTGTGGATGTTCATTTTGGATAAAGTTTAGAATTTGGCTAGGATCGGCTTTTCTTGCAAAGTCAAATGGTTTAACCTGTAATGAAGAAGTTAACCGATTAATAATCGATGCAGCCTGTTCCGAACCTAATGCTTTTTCCAATACAGTTTTAGCGTAACCAATTCCACCTTGCGAGATGTATTCCTGAGCTAACGCTATTTGATGAAATTGTTCGAGAATATCTTCTTTTTGTTTATTTTCAACCTTCTTAACACTCGATATCTCTAATGTCAGCTTCTCTATCTCTTCCTCTGACAAATGCTTGTACACTTGTGCAGAAACTTCCGGTCCAAGAGAAATAAGCAGTATTGCAGCTTTTTGTCTGCCGGATAATTCATCTGAATTTTTTGGCATGTTCTACTTCCCCCTAATCTTCTGCTAACCACGAACGTAACAATTTAGCAAACTCATCCGGTTTTTCTTTCGCCATTTTTTCTAATTGCTTTCTTCGTGCGACAGTTTCTGTTTCTAACTCTTGATTAACATCAGGAATATCAAATGATTTAGGCATAGTGTCTATAATATCTTCAGTTAATTCATCTTGCTTTCTATTACGTCTTCGAATAAACATTATGATCCCAATAACTATAGCTAAAAGCACTAGTAATCCTGTAATAATTAACGCAAGGTTATTTCGGAGCGTGTCCATCATTGTTAATTGTGGCGTCGTTGACGGCATACCAGCAAATTCCTGCCAAGTAACATTAATTCTCCCATTTAAATCAGCATTTTTATCTGAAATTGTAGTTCTAATGATCCCGTTTAACATATTTTCTATTTCAGGTGTTAATGATTGCATTGTTTGTTCATCTAAATCGGTACTGTCGATCGCTACTTGTATACCAAGGTCTTCTACTTTATACGGCGATCCAACTACTGTCTCTTTTATCCTGCTGACATCATAATTTATTCTTTCTTCGATGTTTTCATATTCTCCATTATTTCCATTTTGCTCAACATAACCGGGTGTATCTGTCTCACCAGTACCGACCGGTCCACCAACGGTCTCACCATTACCAACAAATGATTCTGTGATTTTTTCGGCGCTGATTGCAATGCCCTTCATATTTTCTTCATCGACAGGTTCAATAATATCTCTCACACTATTGACCTTGGATGAATCAATACGAGCAGTAACAGTTGCTACTACCTTCTCTCTCCCCATCATCAAACCTAACATTTGCTGTACCTGACGTTGGATGTCTTGTTCTATTTTCTTTTGAATTTGATATTGATCAGAAAAATTAACGTCAGCGTTCTCCTGACTTGACGCAAATAAATTATTTTTATCTAGATGCTCAAAATATTGATTCGTAATGACGATATTCTCTATAGGTAAGTTTGCAACACTTTTGGAAACTAGATGATAAAGACCTTCTATCTGTTCGTCTTTAAATTGGTACCCTGGTGTTTGATGGATTACAATTGATGCTGAAGCAGTGCCTTGTTCTTCTCCAATAAAAACACTTTGTTGAGGTAAAGATATCATTACCTCTGCATCATCTACTCCTTCAAATCTTTTAATTAGCCTTTTCAATTCACTTTGAACTGCAGCATTTTTTCTCATTTCAAACTCTTCTTGGGTAATACCGAAACCGCCTTCTCCGAAAGAGGAAAAATAAATTTCACCACTATTTGGAATTCCTTCTGCTGCTAAATCTACTTTTAAAGAATCGACTAGAGCTTCAGGAACTAATATCGAAGTCCCCCCACTTGTGATTTCAGATGTGATCCCTCTTGAATCTAGCGTCGCTTTTATTTGTCCTGTCTCTTGAGGGGATAGATTGCTGTATAGTGGAACGAGATTCGGTTTTGAAGCAAAAATTGAAACGAGAACAATTATAGCAATAATCGAAAGGGTTGATGCAATCATGATTGTTTTCTGCGTTTTCGTTCTTGCCTTCCAAAAATCTATTACTTTATTTTTATAATTATCTATCTTCTCGTTCATATTGTCCCCCAGCTTATCAATTCATGCATTTATCCTCTGTATTTAAATTAATATTTATATATATTTAAGTTTTATCATCTGTTAAACCTACTGAAAAAGGGAATAGGATTTAGCCAACGCTAACCGAGCCGCTTTATTAAGAGCTTTTCCTATCAGATTTCGGTAAAGTAAACCTTTAATTAAATTATCAGTAGGGTAAACCACCCTACTGATGTATAAGTACTCTAGATTTGCATTCTCATTATCTCTTTATATGCCTCTACGACCTTATTTCTAACTTCTATAGCCGCTGTACGTGTTACACTTGCTTTTTGTGCAGCAATCATTACTTGATGCATATCTGTAATTTCACCTTTTATAAACTTTTCTGTCGTTTTATCTGATTCTATTTGTGTTTTATTCAGATCATTGATCGCATTATTTAAAGCGTGTGTAAATTTGTTGTGCGCTTCAGCAGGTGTTAATTTTTGATTAGCTCGTTTCGGTACTATATTAACGTTTTGAACGGGGTTAAACATCGATATACGATCCATATCATCCAACCTCCTTATTTACCAATTTCCAATGCTTTCATTAACATTCCTTTTGTTGCATTGAAAGCCGTCACATTTGCTTCATAAGATCTGGTCGCGCTCATTAGGTCCACCATCTCTTTTAAAGGATCAACGTTAGGCATTGCAACATAGCCTTCATTATTTGCGTCAGGATGTTCAGGATTGTACACCATCTTCAACGGTGTTTGGTCTTCAGTTACTTTTCTAACACGAACACCATGACCAGGTGATGATTCTCCTACTGCTTTGTTTAATAAAGTACGGAATGAATTTTCTGTCGGTTCAAATTCAACAATTTTCCTTCGATATGGTTGCCATTCACCATTCACAAAAGTAGCTCTTGTTGTTTCTGCATTTGCCATGTTAGATGCGATTACATCCATTCGAAATCGTTGCGCTGTTAATGCAGAGGCAGAAATGTTCATACTATTAAATACACGCATTAGCCATTCGCCCCTTTCAACGCTTCTTTTAGGCCATTAAATTTACTATTAAGTCGATCGGCAATTAAATTATAGTAAATTTGATTTTGGGCCATTTCCGCCATTTCTTTATCAATATCAACATTATTGCCATTATGATTATATGAAGTGTTAACTTGTGAACGGATTTGAAATGAAGAACTACTATGTGTAAAATCGATATGTTTTTCATTCAAACGGTGTGCTTTCAAAGTTGCATTTTCTAATTCTGTTTTAAAACTAACAGTTCTCGCTTTGTAATTTGGTGTATCTACATTCGCAATATTATTTGCAATGACTCTTTGCTTTGTTGCTGAATATGCTAAAGAATTCTCTAATAAATTTATCGAATTAGAAAATAGTTTCATATGATTTCCCCACCTTACGTCCTATTTTACTATGGGTTAATTACAATTGATAAAAGTAAATGTTTCCACGTTTCTATTAACATCAAATCAGAAAAAATAAATAGACTCTGTAAATACAATCATGTTTATTATAAATGATTTACTGATAAAAAATAACATAATTTTATAAATATCGACAAACTGTAACAAAAAACACTAATAAAGACCTATAAAAGTGCGACAAAAAAACGAGCACTTCATCGAATGCGACAAAGTGCTCGTTTTCTTATTTTAGCTAGTTTTTAACTTTGAAAGTTCAACTAGGAATTTATCGTTAAGTACTTTAATATATGTACCCTTCATACCTAATGAACGAGATTCAATTACACCAGCGCTTTCTAATTTACGTAATGCGTTAACTATTACAGAGCGGGTAATTCCTACACGGTCCGCGATCTTACTCGCAACAAGTAATCCTTCATTTCCATCTAATTCTTCAAAAATATGCTCTATCGCTTCAAGCTCACTGTAAGATAAAGAACTAATAGCCATTTGTACTACGGCTTTACTTCTTGCCTCATCCTCTATTTCTTCAGCTTTTTCACGAAGTATTTCCATACCTACAACTGTAGCACCATATTCAGCTAAGATTAAATCATCATCAGAGAACGTTTCTTGGACTCTTGCTAGTATCAATGTACCAAGGCGCTCCCCACCACCATTGATAGGGACTATTGTTGTTAAGCCAGATTGAAATAATTCCTTATTCTCAACAGGGAAAGCAGTATACTCACTTTCAATATCTAAATTAGGTGAAGTTTCCGTTACATTAAAAAGATTATTAGTGTATTCTAATGGAAATTGTCGTTCACCTAACATTTTTTTCATTCGCTCATTTTCTATTTCCTGTTTGATAGCAAAACCTAATAATTTACCACGACGGCTAACTACATATATATTAGCCGAAATAACATCACGTAACGTTTCTGCCATTTCTTTAAAATTTACAGGCTTACCACCTACTCGTTGAAGCATTGCATTAATTTTTCTTGTTCTATCTAGTAATTTCATTTTTCATCCTCCTAAAATTGGTTCCTGTTTTTTCTCGACGGAAGTCTTTTTTTATATCTGTATAGTCAAGCACCTAGCCGCCCATTTTACATGTACTCTTCTTAATAGGGTCGCGACTACCTATTGTAAGAATGCATCCTCCAAAGAAAATTGGTTGGCCTATCCAACACTCAAGAAAATCGTACTAGAAAGGACCTTCCCAGATTTCCGACCGGGTACTATCATTTTTATAAAATATATTGACTTAAATCTTTATTTCTTGCAATTGTACTTAATTTTTCTTCTACATATTCTGGAGTAATCGTTACTTTTTCTAGTGTTATATCTGCCGCTTCAAATGAGAGGTCTTCTAATAAACGTTCAAGAATTGTGTGTAATCTTCTAGCTCCAATATTATCGGTATCTTGGTTAACTTCAAATGCAATTTTCGCAATCTTATGAATAGCATCGTCAGAAAATTCAACTTTTATACCTTCAGTTTCAAGTAATGCTTTATATTGTTTTAATAAAGCGTTGCTCGGCTCAACTAGAATACGAACAAAGTCGTCTACAGACAAACTAGTAAGTTCTACTCTAATCGGGAATCTACCTTGTAGTTCTGGTATTAAATCAGAAGGCTTTGCCATGTGGAACGCTCCTGCAGCAATGAATAAAATATGATCAGTTTTAACCGAACCATATTTCGTTACCACAGTTGAACCTTCAACAATAGGCAGAATATCACGCTGTACGCCTTCTCTTGAGACGTCCGCTGAATTTTGATTTTTCGCAGCTATTTTGTCTATTTCGTCTAAAAAGATAATACCCATTTGTTCAGCTTTTAAAACCGCCTCTGCAGTAACCTCGTCCATATCTATTAACTTATTTGCTTCATCCTGCGTCAGCACTTTTCTCGCTTCTCGTACTGTCAATTTTCTTTTCTTTTTCTTTTTAGGCATGAAGGAACCGAAAACATCTTGCATATTCATCCCCATCTGCTCCATACCAGAGCCTTGCAGCAAGTCAAACATTGATTGCTGTTGTTCCTCAACCTCGACTGTTACTAGATGATCTTCCAACTCACCAAGAGCTAGCTGATGTCCAACTTGTTTTCTTCTTTGAGCTATGTCATGATCATCACTTTGATAATCGTTTTCTGGTTGTTGATTTTGTCCACCAAATAACATCTCTAATGGGTTTTTATATTGTGTCTGTTTCTGTTTTGAAGGAACAAGCAAATCTACCAGGCGCTTATTTGCATTTTCCTCCGCTTTATAACGAACACTTTGCATTTTCTCTTCTTTAACAAGTCGTACTGAAGTTTCAACTAAATCCCTAACCATTGATTCAACATCACGACCAACATAGCCAACTTCTGTAAACTTTGTAGCTTCAATCTTTATGAAAGGAGCCCCAACTAATTTCGCTAGACGTCTAGCTATTTCTGTCTTACCTACACCTGTTGGTCCGATCATAAGTATATTCTTAGGCGTGATTTCTTCTCGGAGTTTCTCATCTAACTGGCTACGTCGATACCTGTTTCTTAATGCAACAGCAACAGCCTTTTTGGCCTTATTTTGACCTACAATATACTGATCTAACTTTTCAACTATTTGTCGTGGAGTTAACTCTTTACTCATTATTGTCCCTCCCCATCAAAGTTCTTCAACGATGATATTGTTATTTGTAAAAACACAAACCTCTCCGGCAATTTCCAATGCGGACCTTGCGATATCCTTCGCTGACATAGCATCACCAGCATAGCGTTTTAAAGCTCTTCCAGCAGAAAGCGCATAATTACCACCTGAGCCGATTGCTAAAATACCATCATCTGGTTCAATAACCTCACCCGTACCAGAAACTAATAATAAATGTTCTTCATTCATAATAATAAGCATAGCTTCTAATCTTCTAAGTACTTTATCGCTGCGCCATTCTTTTGCCAATTCCACAGCCGCTCGCTGGAGATTCCCATTATATTCGTCTAATCGACCTTCAAATTTCTCGAATAAAGTAAATGCATCCGCAACAGATCCTGCAAATCCAGCAATTACTTTGCCGTTATATAATTTACGAACTTTACGGGCTGAATGTTTCATTATTACTGAATTTCCTAAAGTTACCTGCCCATCACCTGCCATTGCACAATTACCCTTGTGATGGATTGCAAAAATCGTGGTGGCATGAAACGACATATCCATTAAAAAAAGCCCCCTAATCCAATATTTATTTTTTCCATATTATAAACTTATGCAATATTTTCATAATTCATTTTATGTTTTTAGTAGACAATTCTTTATATGTATTAAATTCGATTCATAAACCGTTTTAGTTTCACATAGGAAACAGCAGCAATTTATATGTTCCCTTGCTGCTGAGTTTCTAAACATATTATAACGTTTTAACATAATACAGTAAAAAAATCGAATTGCTTCATTAAATGAAGACTATTCAAACTGTTTTATTCTCGCAGGGCTACTAAATAGTATCATAAAAAAGTTGTTTTATGCAATCTCTTTAATAAGTTATTCACAAATTATTCACAAAATTCTGAATCGAGGTTAAAGCGCGTTCAGCATGTTTTTCATTTCGTTCTTGCTTATTTTTAATTTTTACAGGTAATTCTGGGAAAAGACCAAAGTTTGCATTCATAGGCTGAAAGTTTTTTGAATTAGTTGTAGTTATATAGTGTGCCATACTACCCATTGCTGTATCTATTGGGAAAACTACTGTTTCTTGATTATGAATAACCTTAACAGCATTTATTCCTGCGATCAAACCTGATGCAGCAGATTCAACATACCCTTCAACACCAGTCATTTGTCCAGCGAAAAACAGTTGCTCACGATTTTTCAATTGATATGTGGGCCTTAGAAGGCTAGGAGAATTTATAAACGTATTTCGATGCATAACACCATAGCGGACGATTTCGGCATTCTCTAACCCAGGAATTAATCGAATTACTTCTTTTTGAGCGCCCCATTTTAAATGCGTTTGAAAGCCAACTATATTATACAATGTTCCTGCTGCATCATCCTGACGTAGTTGTACAACAGCAAAAGGTCTTTTACCTGTACGAGGATCCTCTAAGCCCACCGGCTTTAACGGTCCAAAAAGCATCGTCTTTTTCCCACGATTAGCCATTACTTCGATTGGCATACACCCTTCAAAAAAGATCTCTTTTTCAAACTCTTTTAACGGAACCGTTTCACCGCTCGTTAAAGCTTCGTAGAAAACATTAAATTCTTCCTCAGTCATCGGACAATTTATATAAGCTGCCTCACCTTTATCGTAACGTGATTTCAGATAAGCCTTGTCCATATTGATGCTATCTTTCTCGATAATTGGTGCAGCGGCATCATAAAAATAGAAATAATCCTCACCTGTTAATTCTTTAATTTGTCCTGAAAGGGCAGGTGATGTTAATGGGCCTGAAGAAATGATGGTTGTCCCAGTTGGTATTTCCTTCATTTCTTCAGTTATTACTTCGATATTAGGATGATTCTTGATTTTATCTGTAACCTTTTCAGCAAATTCATGACGATCTACAGCTAATGCACCACCTGCTGGAACAGCGCATTCATCTGCACACTGAATAATAATCGAATTTAGTTTTCTCATTTCTTCCTTTAAAACACCAACAGCATTTGTTAATGTATTAGCTCTTAAAGAATTACTACAAACTAACTCTGCAAATTTATCTGTGTGATGTGCTGGAGTTTGTTTTACAGGTCGCATTTCATATAGGTGAACCTTTGCTCCACGGTTGGCGGCTTGCCAAGCCGCCTCACTTCCCGCTAATCCCGCACCGATAATTGTAATATGCTCTTGATTCATTGGAACCCCTCTTTCTGAAATTTGATTTTTATTAAGGAGTTCAGCATTCCAAGTATTAACATCTATTCCTGTGCCTGTTCCTTATAATCACAACTTGTGCATTGTACTTGAACACCTTTTTTTGACTTTTTCTCTACTAACAAGCTATCGCATTTAGGACATTTACGTGCTATAGGCTTATCCCATGAAAGAAATTCACACTGTGGATATTGGTCACATCCAAAAAATATTCGTTTCTTCTTGCTTTTTCTTTCAATAATATTACCTTCCTCACAGGTTGGACACTTAACCCCAATTTCCTTTACAATAGCTTTCGTATTTCTACATTCCGGAAAATTAGAACAGGCCATAAATTTACCGAATCTACCCATTTTGTAAACCATACCATGACCGCAATTCTCACAATCCTCGCCTGCAGGTTCATCTTTGATTTCAACCTCTTGCATTTCTTTTTCAGCTACACTTAGCCGCTTTTCAAAGTCTCTATAAAATCCATCGATAATTTGAACCCAATCTGCTTGCCCATCCTCAATTTGGTCTAAGCTAGATTCCATCTTCGCTGTAAATTCTAGGTCTAATATTTCGGGGAAAAACTCCATTATTAATTCCAAAACAATCGTACCTAGCTCCGTTGGTATAAAACGCTTATTTTCAAGTGCAACATACCCGCGTTTTTGAATCGTATCTAGTGTTGGTGCAAAAGTTGATGGACGACCAATTCCAAGTTCCTCTAAAGTTTTTACCAGCCTTGCTTCAGTATATCTTGGTGGCGGTTGTGTAAAATGTTGTTTCGGGTCAATGTCGGTTGATTGAACATTCATACCTTCTTCAATATCAGGGAGCAATCGATCTTCATCATTTATATTATCATCATTTCCCTCGATATATACTTTCATAAACCCCGGAAACTTTACCTTAGAACCATTTGCTCGAAATATAACACCTTCATTGAGTAAATCAACTGTCATGGTATCCATAATAGCAGAAGCCATTTGACTAGCAACAAAACGCTCCCATATTAATCGATATAATCGCAACTGGTCTCTACTCAACACATTTTTAAGACTATTTGGTGTCCTTAATGTTGAGGTTGGACGAATTGCTTCATGCGCATCTTGTGTGTTCGCTTTTTTTTCGTCTTTACGTGCTGAGACAGCCGTATATTCTTTCCCATATTCTGATTCAATAAAACTTTGTGCTTCAGTTTGAGCTGTTTCAGATATCCTTGTTGAATCAGTTCTCATATAAGTGATAAGACCGACCGTTCCTTCTGTACCAAGATCGATACCTTCATATAATTGTTGAGCAATCATCATTGTCTTTTTAGCACGAAAGTTTAATTTCCTCGCTGCTTCTTGTTGTAATGATGATGTTGTAAAAGGTGCAGCTGGATTTCTTTTTCTTTCCTTTTTCTTTACTGATTCGACTTTAAAACTTTTATCTTTAAGCTTGCTAATAATCTCGTTTACTTCTGATTCATTTTTTAAATCTTTTTTACTGCCATCGACACCGTAGAAATACGCCTCAAATGGCTCTCCATTCACTTCGAAGTTTCCATTAATTGTCCAATATTCTTCAGGCTCAAATTGTTCTATTTCTTTTTCACGGTCAATTATTAATCGAACTGCTACGGATTGAACTCTTCCTGCACTAAGTCCTTTCTTCACTTTCTTCCATAATATAGGACTTATATTGTAGCCTACTAATCGGTCTAATATCCTTCTCGCTTGTTGAGAGTTAACTAGATCCATATTTATTGATCGTGGATGTTTAAAAGCCTCTTTAATTGCATCTTTTGTTATTTCATTAAAAACCACACGACAGTCAGAATGCTCGTCAATGTTAAGACTATGAGCGAGATGCCAAGCAATAGCTTCTCCTTCTCTATCGGGGTCAGCCGCAAGATAAATTTTCTTTGCTTTTTTTGCAGCTGTCTTTAATTCCTTCAAAACTGGACCTTTACCACGAATCGTAATATACTTTGGCTCGTATTGGTATTCACTTGTGTCAACACCCATTTGACTTTTCGGTAAATCCCGAACGTGCCCCATAGAAGCCTTTACTTTATATTTTCGACCAAGATATTTTTCAATTGTTTTGGCTTTAGCCGGTGATTCTACAATTACTAAATAATCTGCCATTCACATCTTCCCCCTAAAGAGGTAATTAAATAGT
This genomic window contains:
- the fliH gene encoding flagellar assembly protein FliH; translation: MSRVIKANFTQGDAENKRIITLKPLAFQQNDMLEHNNEFDDHLEKPKMDIKEVEMEAARIVAEAEQKASTIIQQAQEKYNEMLHQIELERQSWDVEKEHWIEQAKQEGFAQGFEIGKQDGYSEYKGAIAEAQQTVLVAKDDYQKNIELSEMTILHLGLKTAEKIMGFTLDLNPDAFLNLVKRVIKEVKEHQNIQIHVHPAYYDLVVSQKAEIRALFTNPLTELYIYPDDELGQTSCIIESSFGRIDASIDNQLNEMKIKLLQLLEEDGDDESR
- the fliG gene encoding flagellar motor switch protein FliG, producing MPKNSDELSGRQKAAILLISLGPEVSAQVYKHLSEEEIEKLTLEISSVKKVENKQKEDILEQFHQIALAQEYISQGGIGYAKTVLEKALGSEQAASIINRLTSSLQVKPFDFARKADPSQILNFIQNEHPQTIALILSYLDPEKAGQILSELPQELQADIARRIALMDSTSPEVINEVEQILERKLSATVTQDYTQTGGIEAVVEVLNGVDRSTERTILDALEIQDPELAEEIKKRMFVFEDIVTLDNRAIQRVIRDCENEDLMLALKVASEEVKDIVFKNMSKRMADTFKEEMEFMGPVRLRDVEESQTRIVATIRRLEEAGEIVVARGGGDDIIV
- the fliF gene encoding flagellar basal-body MS-ring/collar protein FliF, which encodes MNEKIDNYKNKVIDFWKARTKTQKTIMIASTLSIIAIIVLVSIFASKPNLVPLYSNLSPQETGQIKATLDSRGITSEITSGGTSILVPEALVDSLKVDLAAEGIPNSGEIYFSSFGEGGFGITQEEFEMRKNAAVQSELKRLIKRFEGVDDAEVMISLPQQSVFIGEEQGTASASIVIHQTPGYQFKDEQIEGLYHLVSKSVANLPIENIVITNQYFEHLDKNNLFASSQENADVNFSDQYQIQKKIEQDIQRQVQQMLGLMMGREKVVATVTARIDSSKVNSVRDIIEPVDEENMKGIAISAEKITESFVGNGETVGGPVGTGETDTPGYVEQNGNNGEYENIEERINYDVSRIKETVVGSPYKVEDLGIQVAIDSTDLDEQTMQSLTPEIENMLNGIIRTTISDKNADLNGRINVTWQEFAGMPSTTPQLTMMDTLRNNLALIITGLLVLLAIVIGIIMFIRRRNRKQDELTEDIIDTMPKSFDIPDVNQELETETVARRKQLEKMAKEKPDEFAKLLRSWLAED
- the fliE gene encoding flagellar hook-basal body complex protein FliE, which translates into the protein MDRISMFNPVQNVNIVPKRANQKLTPAEAHNKFTHALNNAINDLNKTQIESDKTTEKFIKGEITDMHQVMIAAQKASVTRTAAIEVRNKVVEAYKEIMRMQI
- the flgC gene encoding flagellar basal body rod protein FlgC, with the translated sequence MRVFNSMNISASALTAQRFRMDVIASNMANAETTRATFVNGEWQPYRRKIVEFEPTENSFRTLLNKAVGESSPGHGVRVRKVTEDQTPLKMVYNPEHPDANNEGYVAMPNVDPLKEMVDLMSATRSYEANVTAFNATKGMLMKALEIGK
- the flgB gene encoding flagellar basal body rod protein FlgB, with product MKLFSNSINLLENSLAYSATKQRVIANNIANVDTPNYKARTVSFKTELENATLKAHRLNEKHIDFTHSSSSFQIRSQVNTSYNHNGNNVDIDKEMAEMAQNQIYYNLIADRLNSKFNGLKEALKGANG
- the codY gene encoding GTP-sensing pleiotropic transcriptional regulator CodY; its protein translation is MKLLDRTRKINAMLQRVGGKPVNFKEMAETLRDVISANIYVVSRRGKLLGFAIKQEIENERMKKMLGERQFPLEYTNNLFNVTETSPNLDIESEYTAFPVENKELFQSGLTTIVPINGGGERLGTLILARVQETFSDDDLILAEYGATVVGMEILREKAEEIEDEARSKAVVQMAISSLSYSELEAIEHIFEELDGNEGLLVASKIADRVGITRSVIVNALRKLESAGVIESRSLGMKGTYIKVLNDKFLVELSKLKTS
- the hslU gene encoding HslU--HslV peptidase ATPase subunit, producing the protein MMSKELTPRQIVEKLDQYIVGQNKAKKAVAVALRNRYRRSQLDEKLREEITPKNILMIGPTGVGKTEIARRLAKLVGAPFIKIEATKFTEVGYVGRDVESMVRDLVETSVRLVKEEKMQSVRYKAEENANKRLVDLLVPSKQKQTQYKNPLEMLFGGQNQQPENDYQSDDHDIAQRRKQVGHQLALGELEDHLVTVEVEEQQQSMFDLLQGSGMEQMGMNMQDVFGSFMPKKKKKRKLTVREARKVLTQDEANKLIDMDEVTAEAVLKAEQMGIIFLDEIDKIAAKNQNSADVSREGVQRDILPIVEGSTVVTKYGSVKTDHILFIAAGAFHMAKPSDLIPELQGRFPIRVELTSLSVDDFVRILVEPSNALLKQYKALLETEGIKVEFSDDAIHKIAKIAFEVNQDTDNIGARRLHTILERLLEDLSFEAADITLEKVTITPEYVEEKLSTIARNKDLSQYIL
- the hslV gene encoding ATP-dependent protease subunit HslV — its product is MSFHATTIFAIHHKGNCAMAGDGQVTLGNSVIMKHSARKVRKLYNGKVIAGFAGSVADAFTLFEKFEGRLDEYNGNLQRAAVELAKEWRSDKVLRRLEAMLIIMNEEHLLLVSGTGEVIEPDDGILAIGSGGNYALSAGRALKRYAGDAMSAKDIARSALEIAGEVCVFTNNNIIVEEL
- the trmFO gene encoding FADH(2)-oxidizing methylenetetrahydrofolate--tRNA-(uracil(54)-C(5))-methyltransferase TrmFO: MNQEHITIIGAGLAGSEAAWQAANRGAKVHLYEMRPVKQTPAHHTDKFAELVCSNSLRANTLTNAVGVLKEEMRKLNSIIIQCADECAVPAGGALAVDRHEFAEKVTDKIKNHPNIEVITEEMKEIPTGTTIISSGPLTSPALSGQIKELTGEDYFYFYDAAAPIIEKDSINMDKAYLKSRYDKGEAAYINCPMTEEEFNVFYEALTSGETVPLKEFEKEIFFEGCMPIEVMANRGKKTMLFGPLKPVGLEDPRTGKRPFAVVQLRQDDAAGTLYNIVGFQTHLKWGAQKEVIRLIPGLENAEIVRYGVMHRNTFINSPSLLRPTYQLKNREQLFFAGQMTGVEGYVESAASGLIAGINAVKVIHNQETVVFPIDTAMGSMAHYITTTNSKNFQPMNANFGLFPELPVKIKNKQERNEKHAERALTSIQNFVNNL